In Leeia aquatica, a single window of DNA contains:
- a CDS encoding TetR/AcrR family transcriptional regulator produces MARPRRNIELVRQKILEEAKATILELGWESLTMVTLAKRLNMSVGNLYKFFDSKDELFLAIFTDFHAGLNQQLQDHLHEESLDEPHLGKLIDIYFHYANSQFHLYELVMHPPILYKDFVDTPLQPMAEDMRKETLRTMDLGKRAVAGALRQKGVQVDERELVARFVYFFNSVHGLLLTMHSRIMPYILFEPDAMIPLQLAMIQKIVLSSAPFSQELAAQS; encoded by the coding sequence ATGGCAAGGCCACGCCGTAACATCGAGCTGGTGCGTCAAAAGATTCTGGAGGAGGCGAAAGCCACCATCCTGGAGCTGGGCTGGGAATCGCTGACCATGGTGACATTGGCCAAGCGACTCAATATGTCGGTGGGCAATCTGTACAAGTTTTTTGACAGCAAGGACGAGCTGTTTCTTGCCATCTTCACCGATTTCCATGCCGGTTTGAACCAGCAGTTGCAGGATCACCTGCATGAAGAATCGCTGGATGAACCCCACCTCGGCAAGCTGATCGACATCTACTTCCACTATGCCAACAGCCAGTTTCACCTCTACGAGCTGGTGATGCACCCCCCCATCCTGTACAAGGATTTTGTCGATACCCCGCTACAGCCCATGGCCGAAGACATGCGCAAGGAAACCCTGCGCACCATGGACCTTGGCAAACGAGCAGTAGCCGGTGCCTTGCGGCAAAAAGGAGTACAGGTGGACGAGCGAGAGCTGGTGGCGCGCTTCGTGTACTTTTTCAACAGCGTGCACGGCCTGCTGCTCACCATGCACTCGCGCATCATGCCCTACATCCTGTTTGAGCCGGACGCCATGATCCCGCTGCAACTGGCGATGATCCAGAAGATCGTGCTGTCTTCCGCACCATTTTCGCAGGAGCTGGCCGCTCAATCCTGA
- the plsY gene encoding glycerol-3-phosphate 1-O-acyltransferase PlsY: protein MLTIGFVLLAYLIGSISFAIVSSKLFGLPDPRTFGSKNPGATNMLRTGNKLAALTTLLGDGIKGWVAVALAIHFGLPHGLDVYGLALVVIAVTLGHMWPVFFSFYGGKGVATALGILLALDWRLGAAALGTWLLMLAAFRISSLSALTAALVAPLAAWWWLGNSPLTGSIVVLSALLIYRHKRNIADLLRGKESNVGQKAGDLEQS from the coding sequence ATGTTGACGATAGGCTTTGTCCTGCTGGCGTATCTGATTGGTTCGATCTCGTTCGCAATCGTCAGCAGCAAGCTGTTTGGCCTGCCCGACCCGCGCACTTTCGGATCCAAAAACCCCGGCGCCACCAATATGCTGCGCACCGGCAACAAACTGGCCGCTCTCACGACCCTGCTGGGCGATGGCATCAAGGGCTGGGTCGCGGTGGCCCTGGCCATTCACTTTGGCTTGCCACACGGCCTGGACGTCTACGGGCTGGCGCTGGTAGTGATCGCCGTCACACTGGGGCATATGTGGCCGGTGTTCTTCAGCTTTTACGGTGGCAAAGGCGTCGCAACAGCCTTGGGCATTCTGCTGGCGCTGGACTGGCGTCTGGGCGCTGCCGCACTCGGCACCTGGCTGCTGATGCTGGCGGCCTTTCGCATTTCATCGCTTTCTGCACTGACGGCCGCCCTGGTTGCCCCACTGGCCGCCTGGTGGTGGCTGGGTAACAGCCCGCTGACCGGGTCGATTGTGGTGCTGTCTGCCTTGCTGATCTATCGCCACAAACGCAACATTGCTGACCTGCTGCGTGGCAAGGAAAGCAATGTCGGGCAGAAGGCGGGAGATCTGGAGCAGTCCTGA
- the rraA gene encoding ribonuclease E activity regulator RraA, with the protein MNWQTADLCDAWSEQLQIACPGLRHFGGMQQFQGPIATLKLFEDNSLVRSTLETPGEGRVLVVDGGGSLRCALLGDQLGELAVRNGWAGLVIHGCVRDSVALGRLPLGVYALASHPLKSHKRGEGQSGLTVQFAGVRFTPGEQVYVDADGLLVARQALHLSTTPQD; encoded by the coding sequence ATGAACTGGCAAACCGCAGACCTGTGTGATGCCTGGTCGGAACAGCTGCAGATTGCCTGCCCCGGCTTGCGTCATTTTGGCGGCATGCAACAGTTTCAGGGGCCGATTGCCACCCTCAAGCTGTTTGAGGACAACAGTCTGGTACGCAGCACGCTGGAAACACCGGGCGAGGGCCGGGTGCTGGTGGTGGATGGTGGCGGCTCGCTGCGTTGCGCCCTGCTAGGTGACCAGCTGGGCGAGCTGGCCGTGCGCAATGGCTGGGCCGGGCTGGTGATCCACGGCTGTGTACGCGATAGTGTAGCCCTCGGCCGCTTGCCGCTAGGCGTCTATGCCTTGGCAAGCCATCCGTTGAAAAGTCACAAGCGTGGCGAAGGACAAAGCGGCCTGACCGTGCAATTTGCAGGCGTGCGCTTTACGCCCGGTGAACAGGTGTATGTCGACGCGGATGGCCTGCTGGTGGCCCGCCAAGCCTTGCACCTGTCCACCACTCCTCAGGATTGA
- a CDS encoding type IV pilus assembly protein FimV, whose translation MPEIPVLIRPSRIRQLILAALSCLVATPGVALVLGEARVRSHLGFPLSITVPFTADAGEEILPECIQLGGSGEGYIRGASIRVETQRSGGSIVIQTRAAMQEPVVRLYVQVSCSPKGQLARDYSLLLDPAPHGEPPAEQPAVASAYPLQWVAREGDSLIKLARQWYPGQSRNQQRFVQAALQANPQVSSSSQNIPAGVVLALPSPAQVRAVRLEPVSPPATDVATAPPAEVKPKPVVSKPAPQPKPAAPKPAGGSVSVTVGGVLPEPPQAPATGTFGLKLSYDLTEPATPMTEAQRAQLRQKMQLINSDDQLAYLLNLQTQMQQMQGELQQLKQQRGLPAAAPASVSATVPVTAAQPAATPAREEDGHWLRYGWWYAAGGLILLVMAWAAWRYRQRQESDNSWYFEDGPAPAQAEVDAPTQLTMVHPLDQPAPAGLREPAASNELDSVPLRNEQIVVEDGDRWAVEEAQVFLSHGWVEHAVSLLTEEVDKNPYHLDLWLMLFEIHKQHGMTDAFDALADRFRDIAYGLPIWDKVQAMRDEMHGGDTTAAEVTGATEEGADSLPAADAAPEAAPAEMMTLDVPPLSFELDEAAAPAPGAKVSKVAATPQASSDTLDFDLELTFDPPKEDELPPALTHSAGHAKAEPSPDFDLLDFEVDTPPPAEKPTRR comes from the coding sequence TTGCCTGAGATCCCTGTGTTGATCCGGCCCTCCCGGATACGCCAGCTGATACTGGCGGCCCTGAGCTGTCTGGTCGCAACCCCTGGCGTGGCCTTGGTGTTGGGGGAGGCGCGCGTCCGTTCCCATCTCGGTTTTCCTTTATCCATCACAGTGCCGTTTACCGCAGATGCGGGCGAAGAAATCCTGCCGGAATGCATTCAGCTGGGCGGCAGTGGTGAGGGTTATATCCGGGGTGCATCCATCCGGGTCGAGACGCAGCGCTCCGGCGGCAGTATCGTGATCCAGACCCGTGCTGCCATGCAAGAGCCGGTGGTTCGCCTTTATGTGCAAGTCAGTTGTTCACCCAAAGGGCAGCTGGCACGGGATTACAGCTTGCTGCTGGACCCCGCGCCCCATGGTGAGCCGCCCGCTGAGCAGCCTGCCGTTGCTTCCGCCTACCCCTTGCAGTGGGTGGCGCGTGAGGGCGACAGCCTGATCAAGTTGGCGCGGCAATGGTATCCGGGACAGAGCCGCAACCAGCAGCGTTTTGTACAGGCTGCGTTGCAAGCCAACCCACAAGTCAGCTCATCCTCACAAAACATCCCGGCGGGCGTGGTGCTGGCCTTGCCGAGCCCGGCACAGGTACGTGCTGTGCGGCTGGAGCCGGTGTCGCCACCTGCGACGGATGTAGCAACCGCGCCGCCAGCTGAAGTCAAACCCAAGCCGGTCGTCAGCAAACCGGCACCGCAGCCCAAACCGGCGGCCCCTAAACCGGCGGGTGGCTCGGTATCCGTAACCGTCGGCGGGGTATTGCCGGAGCCACCGCAGGCACCGGCGACCGGCACGTTTGGTCTGAAGCTGAGCTACGACCTGACTGAGCCCGCCACGCCCATGACGGAGGCGCAACGGGCTCAGCTACGGCAGAAAATGCAGTTGATCAATTCTGATGACCAACTGGCTTACCTGTTGAACCTGCAGACCCAGATGCAGCAAATGCAGGGCGAGTTGCAGCAGCTGAAGCAGCAACGTGGTTTGCCTGCTGCAGCCCCTGCCAGTGTATCGGCCACGGTGCCTGTCACAGCTGCACAGCCCGCTGCCACACCCGCTCGTGAAGAGGATGGTCATTGGCTGCGCTATGGATGGTGGTATGCCGCAGGGGGCCTGATCCTGCTGGTGATGGCGTGGGCGGCATGGCGCTACCGCCAGCGGCAGGAGTCGGATAACAGCTGGTACTTTGAAGATGGCCCCGCGCCTGCTCAGGCCGAGGTCGACGCCCCGACACAACTCACTATGGTTCACCCGCTGGATCAGCCTGCGCCTGCTGGCTTGCGCGAACCCGCTGCCAGCAACGAGCTGGACAGCGTACCGCTGCGCAACGAGCAAATTGTGGTGGAGGACGGTGATCGCTGGGCGGTGGAAGAGGCACAGGTCTTCCTGTCACACGGCTGGGTAGAACATGCGGTATCGCTGTTGACCGAGGAGGTCGACAAGAACCCGTACCACCTCGATTTGTGGCTGATGTTGTTTGAGATTCACAAACAACACGGCATGACGGACGCGTTTGATGCCTTGGCTGACCGCTTCCGGGATATCGCCTACGGCCTGCCGATCTGGGACAAGGTACAAGCCATGCGTGATGAAATGCATGGTGGCGATACCACGGCCGCGGAAGTGACTGGCGCAACGGAAGAAGGTGCTGACTCATTGCCGGCTGCTGATGCCGCGCCAGAAGCAGCCCCCGCTGAGATGATGACGCTAGATGTGCCGCCCTTGTCATTTGAACTGGATGAGGCTGCGGCGCCTGCGCCGGGTGCGAAGGTCAGCAAGGTGGCCGCGACGCCCCAGGCAAGCAGTGACACGCTGGATTTTGATCTGGAGCTGACCTTTGATCCGCCCAAGGAAGACGAGCTGCCGCCCGCGCTGACGCACTCGGCCGGACATGCCAAAGCCGAACCCTCGCCGGATTTTGACCTGCTGGATTTTGAGGTCGATACCCCACCACCTGCAGAAAAGCCAACTCGCCGCTAA